In Quercus robur chromosome 11, dhQueRobu3.1, whole genome shotgun sequence, the sequence ttacaatatctTCTAGAGTTTATACCAAATATGATATCCACACCAAATACAATAATATATTcttcataattattaaaacaaactcACCTGAGAATGAGATCTTCACTCATTCGGGATACAAATACAATAACTTGTCCCAAGAGAAAACCCCAAATTTTCTCCCCTTGTGCACATCTCAGAAAAAGACGTCCTTATTggtttcaaactttcaaatcGTGATTAATATATCTTATGGGTgtaatttgaaagaaaaaaaaaaaaagtaaattccagtaaattattgttttaaaaGTAAATCATAACATTGAAAGAAACGATATGCCTTCTTTCATTCGTTCAAAGTTCAGACCAGTCACCGCCCTTTTTTTCTAGctacaaaggtttttttttactgGCCTTCTTCATGTTTTAAACTTCGTCACAGTTAAATTATTGCATGAAAAAAGAACGATTGATTTCTAAGGAGGCCACATATTAGGATTTGCAAAGATTTGTGAATTGAAAGTAAGATTAATTAAgatgacttttattttatagaggATACATGTATTATTACATCATTCATCTAGAGAATCCCACGTGAGATTTGGTTGAATCTGTATAGTTGAAGGCTAATTATGTTCGATACAGAATAcgattcttttatttaaaaaaataaataaacttttgaTGTATACACACAAAATAAGGGTATAAAGATGTTATAgaatgattctcaaaaaaaaaaaaaaaaaaaaagatgttataGAATGTATGGCTTGAAGAACCCCCACTAAGGCTCAACCAACGAAATTTGTTcgcgtttttaaaaataagataatgaATCCtcaacataataataataataataataatacttactCTAGTTGCAAAATTTCTCTAATAAAATCCATTAATTAGCTATTGTAAGGATTCAATTTGTATCAACCTCAAActcgtattgggttcgaacaCTAAAGGCCCAAAtgataaatttgtagagcgtggatataaaagaactagattaacttcaGAAGAAAAACGATTCAACTTAACGTTTTTAGATGGATTAATACAAATGTTACTCCCAACTTATCCTTGAAACAAGCTAAGTTCTTTACTTCGTAAGATTTTCTTCTAAGCATCCATTGTTTTTTTAGTTCCGATCACTTTtctcaatgcattcttccacgttatatactgcccttttggtgtcatcttcaccacacacgtgtaggttgaaTTCGGGGGATCCCTTCCTGTCTCATCCAACACTTCCTGGAACCTTCAACTAGCagttgtaaggctgcttcatcactgttcaggcatcacctccacattaatgtggccagagagttggttgagaggcaattaatacGGAGGTAgcagttgttaaagatatttgtttatctcTTCTTTGTTACCCTTGGCcccatgtcccacctttagtggtaatgCAGCTTCAAATTATGTTTGTGATAATACGACGTTCAGTTCGTCTTCGGACACATGTtaccgagaaggattttgttcTCGGACGAATACCAGGCCTATCTCATGTGATATCTAttcctcttttcatttggttccccTTATAACCTTATGTAGGCCTCCTCGGATGGTTTATCGTCCTCgaatgggccacaggcccagttaacacggttttaataattattgattaactggcccccacagctatcaaatcaaattttgctTCTACATAAATATTTGGAATATGTAATATTTCCATAGACTcttttctttcatgttctgttattttttttttttataaagaaaatgatgTTAATACTCAAAGggttactctctctctctctctctctctcattttaaagaaaaactgcGAGGTTTCTATTTAAAGTCAAATATTTTGCGAGTAAAGTGAGGTagtactctctcctctcacatgacATACAAtttaactaattaaatttagaGCTAATTATACTCTCCTTTCTTAAGGTTTGAGGGAATAACATTCCACTACAAACCCGAAGGGTaaaaacatttttctctcttcacaTCCATTTCACCAAACTCtattaatttgatattaaaattgTTCCCTTTCAAAGGTAAAATGGCTAAATAACCTACCCATTGATGAGGTGCTACTAAAAAATCAAGACTTATCActtgttgattttattttaattgtaattCGTGTATGTTTCGGTGGAGGGGGTTGTTAAGATATATGTGtgtgaggatttttttttttttttttttttttttttttgaggaaagtGTGTGAAAAGAACAACGTTTTACTAATTAAGGTTAATAATTAATCAAACCTTAGCATAATGAGATAATAAGCACCTATGTTTGACATTCAAACATGAATAATATCTGTTAGAATATACACGTATGTAGCTTAGTTTTCGATTTAAGTTGACTTGTTgtttttccaccaaaaaaaaaaaaaaaagggtcaactTGTTTACATACCAAATACAATTGAGTTTATAAATAAGCTATTTTTACCAACCATGCTTAAACTTcgaaaaaaagattttttaaaaaaatttagaatattctGTTACTAATATTAATGGAAggggaaaatattattttcttttaaatctcaAGGGAAGGGAGTGTAATTACCTTTTAATTTAGTATGAAATTTACTATTCATATGAGATAATAAAATATCAGTTGTTTTATTGTTggaagtacctaataatttttgaatctaAGAGGAagtcattaaaatttttttataacaaaaaaaaaaaaaatttcaagggaaaattttttaaaaataaaatattaattatttaaattgatacTGTATTGTAGTTATGTGggatctagtttttttttttttttttcttttcttttttaaataatgttttcatgacataattttaattgatttggaTAAATTTTGAGTGGAAATACGatttcaacaagaaaaaaaaaagttagattaGTAAAAACAATTCCGATTTAAGTAATGAGCAAAATTTAGGTATAATACCTTAGGTGTTGTTCTTTAGgtttctcaaataaattatttcatgTCAATTTATTCACATCAACACAAGCAATGTCATACTCTACTTTAACCCTAtcaattttttggtttgatttttttttaaaaaaaaaaccattgtaGTAAGAAACACCTCAACATCCTTTGCTCCTTTGCTCATGACCTCTCCAAGCTCTGCCACATTGTTGTTGACATCCTCTCCCTCGCCTTAAACATCTCCAGCATCCCTTTAAAGAACAATATACCAAAATTTTGGTCTTAAATTGTAACAATACCCAAAATTTCCAATATCACcaaaatccaataaataaataaagggacaaaacccaataaataaagaaaggggcaaaacccaaaaacatatcaaccaaaaaattacTAAAGCTCTGTTTGGGTAGCGGTTGCGGCTGTGTTTTCCTtgattgcctttttttttttttggggctggTCCAGGGCACTATTCATGAACCTGCTAAGTAATTAAAATGCATGaacaatcatttaaaaaatattttgttatactatattcagtaataagttttcagttttcagcaaaataaacggtatccaaatgcacactaaaaGTAAAACATTTGTTCTTAGATTGGAGCAGCACTCACAATTTCCTATCACAATActaaaaaatcactaaaaatataataaaaaaaagggtaaattgcaaattacacccctgaAGTTTGGAATTGCTTGGATTTTAcatctaaaaatttcaaaacttggattttacaccctaaaatttGCTTCTATTAGCAATTTACCCCCCACAGTTAGTTTCTATTATTAACTAACACATCACCATGCtgtcatgttttatttttaccaaatCAGCCTTAAAACTACgtagtttcaatgaaaaattaaaactgaCCTGGCATACACAAAACTAAAAGCCTAAAACCACACGTTTAAGCCTAACTTCTAAAATCCCAAACCAAAACTCTGCAGCTCCCTCCCACCTCGCACGGCAGAGACCCATCGTAAATAGCTCCATAGCGGCGGCCACAGTGAGaactctttctcttctctccagctctatttctttctctttttgatttcactttttcttgtcattgttggatttggatttgttggGGGATTCATAGCTGTGATTACTAGGAAGGCATATTTGCAAGGCTCGGTTGCTCCATAATCTTTTGATTCATTTATACTTCTGAAATCTACAGCAAATACTTGATGATTTGAAGGGACATTCGCGGACTCACAACAGTTAAAACATGAGCATGGAAGTCCACGACTCTCTACCTTCATGTTTGGAGTGCAATCATATGTGCACCAAAATACTGTAGGAGCAATATCGGCCATTGTTGCAAAGTTGttgcaaccaacaacaaaaaaaaaaaaatttattaagcctagagaaggaaaaaggaatTCCTGTAAAGTTCATACGTCTTTCACCTCTGGTGCTCCTATTTGTAGACGGACATGTCTTCGAATAGATGATTGGTATTTGGACTTGAACCTTAGGCCTGCAGTAGTAAGAGTATGAGTCAGAATCAGAAAAGATAGTTACGAATATTGATTTAGCAAACCCAATCACAGCTATGAATCCCCCAACAACTCCAAATCCAACAATGACAAGAAAAagtgaaattcaaaaagagagaaatagagttggagagaagagaaagagttCTCAGTGTGGCTGCGCTGTGGCTGCTGCTGTGGCCACCGCTGTGGCTGCCGCTTTGGAGCTGTTCACGATGGGTCTCTGCAGCGCGAGGTGGGAGGGAGTTGCCTTTGTGAGTTTTGGTTTGAGATTTTAGAAGTTAGGCTTAAACGGTGTAGTTTTAGGCCTTTAGTTTTATGTATGCTAGGTcagcttttatttttcattaaaattgcaTAGTTTTGAGGCTAATttggctaaaataaaatatgtcaGCACAGTGATGTGTCGGTTAATAGCAGAAATTAATCGTAAGGGGTGAATTGCTAACGGAACCAAacttcaaggtgtaaaatccaagttCTAAAACTTTTAGGTATAAAATCCAAGTAACTACAAATTTCATggtgtaatttacaattaaaaaaaaaaaaaaaaactcaaaaacacatcaatctcaaaactcaaaagccaAGAATTTCACATAGTGAAAGGAGGAGTGGTGAACGTTGTGGGAGGGAGGAGAGGGGTCCATGCCATGGAACTAGTGTTAGGACCCAAATGGGACCTAAGGGGTGATGGGGTCGATGATGCATCCACACTATTGGAGAATGAAAACTAAGGTTGCGAGAGTGAGAGGGAGGAGACCTGTTGGAAACCTCCTTTCCAACTCTAGCGCCAACAATGTAAAAAAACTTTTGGGGAAGgtataataggaaaaaaaaatatatatatctatagtATTATCGTTAGGAGTTAGGACACATTAAATCGTATACTTTTTAAGTGGGACACTCTAAACCCCAAGTTTTCATAAATATACCCAAAAAAACCTCAAACAAATCCCACACTCAGATATGAAatgtacatatataaaagtaagatctcTCATTTAAAAGATTGGGTTTAATGTATTCCAATGATAAAACTATAGGGTTTTTTGTTGCTGTTGATGTActtttgccaaaaaaatttccttgattAAGATTTGTACTCCTTGGAATTCTCCGATTGTAATGTCTCGCTTTACTCACCTGCTCCAAGACCTTGCTTCTCAGCCTCATCTGCTACAAATTGCTTGATTGAGGTAGTtggattttttatattttattttttctataatgACCACCATCATCCTTAAAGAAGAGTTTGAAATCATTTATGTCGACACCGATAAATTGACGTAGAAGGATTTTAATCGGAAAATTTAGCGAATAACACTTATCATACTAAGTGTTTAAGGTATACTTTCACTCGACTTagttatatatgatttaaacgtttaaaattgtgttttaaaaacataatttcaaaacaaaaacaaaaaatgtcaGATTTTCAAATAATTTCGAAGCAATActgaattaaataataattattaaaataaaattaattcataaagaaaaagtctaaaaaaaaaatttggcaaaattttttataatggcTGATGTGGCAGATTGTAgtgataggtaaaaaaaaaaaaaaaaaatgtagtgaaATTTTTGTGTACGCTTTAGCATTGCTCGTACTCAAGTGGTGTGTGAGTGGTGAACAGTGAACTCATCGGTCCTCACTAATTGTAAAACCCAAACACAAAGAGCAcctgaagaagaaagaacaaaaaacagtaaaatcgaagagagagagagagagagaaatggctTGGAGCGCAACAATGATCGGAGCTCTATTGGGGCTGGGGACCCAGATGTACTCCAACGCTCTCCGAAAACTCCCTTACATGCGCCGTAAGTCTCTCCATTCCTCTTCCTTTTCATTtccaatacacaaaaaaaaaaacacaaacccacaaaaaccaATTTTGATGGAAATGGTTTTTACTTGTAGATCCATGGGAGCACGTGGTTGGCATGGGTCTCGGAGTTGTGTTCGTGAATCAGCTCGTGAAATGGGACGCTCAGCTCGCAGAAGACCTCGATAAGATGCTTGAAAAGGCCAAAGCCGCCAACGAGCGCCGTTACTTCGGTATTACTATGTTTTCCTTTTGGCAAATCTGAATTCACTTTCATGTTTGTGCTTAGCTCTTTGCAAATGGGTATATTGGTTTTCATAGAATTTATGTCCCTtttggtttttatgttttttctcaGCTATTTCCAAATGGGTATTTTCTTATATCTCACAATTCAATTCCCTTTTTGTTGAGCAGCATCAATTAGAGGTGTacccttgtttttctttttgcaaatatTTCACTTTTATGATTTTGCTTTGCTCTTTGCAAATGGGTACTTTTTTATTTCCTAGAATTCTATTCCCTTTTGGTTTTTACCTTCAATTATAGGTGTATCCATGTGGTCCTAGGAGGGACTAGCCTTAATCTAATTAGACTTGATAGAAATTTAATGTTGAAGAGCTGCATTAGTCCCCAATAAGGCTTGATAGAAATGAATAGACTCATGTATGGTTGAATTAAAATCCTCAATCTTTTTACCAGACTTAGAATAAGGGCATTTGATTGtagctttgtttttgttttttcattcttattaTGAAAATAAGTTTCCCACACAGGGTAGCTTGGTTGGAACTTGGTTAGCCTCATGGGTTGAGGACTCCAGTACTGGGATTACCCAGTACACCGTTGTTTGGGATGGGGTCGTGTATCCAGGGTTTACTCGACAAGGGTGGGTACATGAAGCGGCCCTGTCTTGAAGAGGTTGatcatcataaaaaaaaagttgaattcaTGTGTGTTCCAGTTATAGCTTAATTGGTAGAGTCTCTTGTTATCAAATAAGGGACTGGTACCATGTAAAGAAACAGAGAAACTAAATAGAATAGAGAGAATTTCATTGATTGAAGAATGAATTACAATGAAATGAATTGAATGAATAAACATCTACACATTACTCTGTTTATATACACAGAGAAATAACTAACTCAACTATTGGCGCCAAAATcagttatttgaattttctggtgGCTGTACACGTGGCAAGCCTAAGTAACTAACTCCTAGATTTGTGGAACTAACTTCTTCAATGATCCTGGATGAAGAAC encodes:
- the LOC126705355 gene encoding uncharacterized protein LOC126705355, encoding MAWSATMIGALLGLGTQMYSNALRKLPYMRHPWEHVVGMGLGVVFVNQLVKWDAQLAEDLDKMLEKAKAANERRYFDEDDE